One segment of Burkholderia multivorans ATCC BAA-247 DNA contains the following:
- a CDS encoding transglycosylase SLT domain-containing protein, translated as MRFILSALMVLLLAACASQGPVANNAADAQATSNYLRKSATAKETVDVDKQSVGDLTSADSDLWARIRRGFQMPDLQSDLVDMQTTWYTQRPDYVQRMTERSQKYLYHIVEELEARHMPTELALLPFIESAYNPQALSVAKAAGMWQFMPGTGRTYNLKRNMWQDERRDVLASTSAALDYLSRLHDMFGDWYLALAAYNWGEGNVQRAIARNQAAGLPTDYQSLRMPNETRNYVPKLQAVKNIIANPQQYGLALPDIPNHPYFVTVTTSHDIDVAVAAKLANLSLDEFKSLNPSFSKPVILGATEPQILLPFDNAAAFEKNLKSYSGQLSSWTTYTVSERARPAAIAEKIGVDADTLMAVNKIPAGMRLKPGSTIVVPRGDDDDEDISADVAENGVLAMEPDVPDTRKMLIRVRRKQSMATIAGRYGVSVSQLKAWNRTRRDLVLPGQALVLHVPVGRAVPAEPGPERIATSVGGGRIERASLSTGSKSARGKHVAKSAARATKAAPAKAERAKAAPAKTTAHKTKKK; from the coding sequence ATGCGATTCATATTGAGCGCGCTGATGGTCCTGCTGCTCGCCGCTTGTGCGAGCCAGGGCCCTGTCGCCAACAACGCCGCCGATGCACAGGCGACGTCCAACTACCTCCGCAAGTCAGCCACCGCCAAAGAAACCGTCGACGTCGACAAGCAATCGGTCGGCGATCTCACCAGCGCAGACAGCGACCTGTGGGCGCGCATCCGCCGCGGCTTCCAGATGCCCGACCTGCAGAGCGACCTCGTCGACATGCAGACGACCTGGTACACGCAGCGTCCCGACTACGTGCAGCGCATGACCGAGCGGTCGCAGAAGTACCTCTATCACATCGTCGAGGAACTCGAGGCGCGTCACATGCCGACCGAGCTCGCGCTGCTGCCGTTCATCGAATCCGCGTACAACCCGCAGGCGCTGTCGGTCGCGAAGGCGGCCGGCATGTGGCAGTTCATGCCGGGCACGGGCCGCACCTACAACCTGAAGCGCAATATGTGGCAGGACGAGCGGCGCGACGTGCTCGCGTCGACGAGTGCCGCGCTCGACTATCTGTCGCGCCTGCATGACATGTTCGGCGACTGGTATCTCGCGCTCGCCGCGTACAACTGGGGCGAGGGCAACGTGCAGCGCGCGATCGCGCGCAACCAGGCGGCCGGTCTGCCGACCGACTACCAGAGCCTCAGGATGCCGAACGAGACGCGCAACTACGTGCCGAAGCTGCAGGCGGTGAAGAACATCATCGCGAATCCGCAGCAGTACGGGCTCGCGCTGCCGGACATTCCGAACCACCCGTATTTCGTGACGGTCACGACGTCGCACGACATCGACGTGGCCGTGGCCGCGAAGCTCGCGAACCTGTCGCTCGACGAATTCAAGTCGCTGAACCCGTCGTTCTCGAAGCCCGTGATTCTCGGCGCGACCGAGCCGCAGATCCTGCTGCCGTTCGACAACGCGGCCGCGTTCGAGAAGAACCTGAAGTCGTATTCGGGCCAGCTGTCGTCATGGACGACCTACACGGTCAGCGAACGCGCGCGTCCGGCTGCAATCGCGGAAAAGATCGGCGTCGACGCCGATACGCTGATGGCCGTCAACAAGATTCCGGCCGGCATGCGGCTGAAGCCGGGCTCGACGATCGTCGTGCCGCGCGGCGACGACGATGACGAGGACATCAGCGCGGACGTCGCGGAAAACGGCGTGCTCGCGATGGAGCCCGACGTGCCCGATACGCGCAAGATGCTGATCCGCGTGCGCCGCAAGCAGTCGATGGCGACGATCGCGGGCCGCTACGGCGTGTCGGTTTCGCAACTGAAGGCATGGAACCGGACGCGTCGCGACCTCGTGCTGCCGGGCCAGGCGCTCGTGCTGCACGTGCCGGTCGGCCGCGCGGTGCCGGCCGAGCCGGGCCCCGAGCGGATCGCGACGTCGGTCGGCGGCGGCCGCATCGAGCGCGCGAGCCTGTCGACGGGCAGCAAGTCCGCGCGCGGCAAGCATGTCGCGAAGTCGGCGGCGCGTGCGACGAAGGCGGCGCCCGCCAAGGCCGAACGCGCGAAGGCCGCGCCGGCGAAAACGACCGCGCACAAGACGAAGAAAAAGTAA